In the Chromobacterium sp. ATCC 53434 genome, AGGGGCTTTCGCGGCGCGGCGGAGGCCACCGGCGTGCCCAACTCGACGCTGTCGCGCCGGGTTTCCGCGCTGGAAAAGGCCATCGGCCTGCGCCTCCTGCACCGGACGACGCGCAAGGTAGAGCTGACCGAGGCCGGCTTGATCTACTACGAGCGCTGCCGCCGCATCGTCGACGAGGCGCGGCTGGCGCATGAACAGCTGGGCGACATGCTGGCCCAGCCTGTCGGGGTGCTGCGGGCCTCGCTGCCGGTCGATTTCGCGGTCGCCTACCTGGCGCCGCTGATCGCGGAATTCGCCCGGCAGCACCCCGGCCTGGCGTTCGACTTCGATCTGACGCCGCGGCGCGCCGACCTGGTCAGCGAGCCGTTCGACGTCGCGATCCGCATGGGCGCGCCGGAGAATTCGCAGCTGATCGCGCGCCACCTCGCCTCGCTGCCGACCGAGCTCTACGCCTCTCCGGGCTATCTGCGACAACGCGGCATGCCGGCGGCGCCGGCCGAGCTGGCGGGCCACGAATGCCTGAGCATGCAGAAGGCCGGCGCCGGATCCTGGACGCTGGAGAGCGGCGGGCAACAGGCCAGCGTCGCGATAGGGGGACGGTTCGCGCTGAACAGCGTCG is a window encoding:
- a CDS encoding LysR family transcriptional regulator, which produces MELLNDMALFVEVVKARGFRGAAEATGVPNSTLSRRVSALEKAIGLRLLHRTTRKVELTEAGLIYYERCRRIVDEARLAHEQLGDMLAQPVGVLRASLPVDFAVAYLAPLIAEFARQHPGLAFDFDLTPRRADLVSEPFDVAIRMGAPENSQLIARHLASLPTELYASPGYLRQRGMPAAPAELAGHECLSMQKAGAGSWTLESGGQQASVAIGGRFALNSVGLMRRLAALDMGIILIPAAVVADELAAGSLQRVLPAWSGAPIPVYAITETRLIPAKTQRFIEFLRVRLARR